Proteins encoded in a region of the Spartobacteria bacterium genome:
- a CDS encoding glycosyltransferase — protein sequence MDVSIVAPVYNEEECVGLLCDRLNNCLSIMNFSYEIILIDDGSKDRSWELMKEKALTIPHLKLIRLRRNFGQTAAMSAGFHHAAGDVIITMDADLQNDPNDIPRLLEKMTDDIDVVSGWRRHRKDKMVTRRLPSMMANRLISYITGVALHDYGCTLKAYRRDVIKNVHLYGEMHRFIPALASWVGGNVTEIEVTHHPRTLGTSKYGLGRTWRVILDLITVKFLLRYSTGPMQMFGKIGGIFLIPGVLMLATMISLHLSFLLFGTQWGAELIKRPFWIMSSFMLVLMGIQFICIGLLAELQTRTYHEAQDKPVYVVRETVTSS from the coding sequence ATTGATGTATCTATTGTAGCACCGGTTTATAATGAGGAGGAGTGTGTCGGGTTGTTATGTGACCGACTCAACAACTGCCTGTCGATCATGAATTTCTCTTATGAAATTATTTTGATTGATGACGGCAGTAAAGACCGCAGCTGGGAACTGATGAAGGAGAAAGCCCTGACGATCCCCCATTTGAAACTCATTCGGCTGCGGCGGAATTTTGGACAAACCGCCGCCATGAGTGCAGGATTTCACCATGCCGCAGGCGATGTGATCATCACTATGGATGCCGACCTGCAGAATGATCCTAATGATATTCCTCGATTACTGGAAAAAATGACGGATGACATTGATGTGGTCAGCGGCTGGCGACGTCATCGCAAAGATAAAATGGTCACGCGACGGCTGCCTTCGATGATGGCAAACCGCCTGATCAGTTATATCACCGGTGTAGCACTGCATGACTACGGCTGCACGCTGAAAGCCTACCGCAGAGACGTCATAAAGAACGTCCATCTCTATGGTGAGATGCATCGCTTCATCCCTGCGCTGGCCAGCTGGGTGGGCGGAAATGTGACGGAAATTGAAGTCACCCATCATCCACGCACACTGGGCACATCAAAATATGGCCTGGGGCGGACGTGGCGCGTTATCCTTGATTTGATCACCGTCAAATTTCTCCTGCGTTACAGCACGGGTCCCATGCAGATGTTCGGTAAAATCGGCGGGATCTTTCTAATTCCGGGAGTCCTGATGCTCGCCACCATGATTTCCCTGCATCTGAGCTTTCTTTTGTTCGGAACACAATGGGGTGCAGAGCTGATTAAACGGCCGTTCTGGATTATGTCGTCCTTCATGCTGGTATTAATGGGCATCCAATTCATCTGTATTGGCTTACTGGCCGAATTACAGACGCGGACCTATCATGAAGCGCAGGATAAACCCGTTTATGTTGTGCGAGAAACAGTAACCTCATCCTGA